The Streptomyces sp. A2-16 sequence CGGCGCGGTCGGCCACCTCGGTCTCCAGTTCACCGCCCCCGCGGCGCACCGGCTCACCGCGCTTCCACGCGGCGTACTCCTCGCCGTGCCGGGCGATGATCTCCTCGTGCGTCAGCCCCTGCCAGACGCCCGCGTAGGTCTCGCGCAGACCCTCGTCGTGGGCCACGTCCAGGCCGGTGAGCGCGGCGAGCTCGGCGGCGGTGTTCGCGGCCCGCCGCAGGTCGGAGGCGACGATCGCGTCGGGCTGGAGGGAGGCCAGCAGCCGGGCGGCGCGGCGCGCCTGGCCGACACCGGTCTCGGTGAGCTCGACGTCGGTGGTGCCCTGGAAGCGGCGCTCCACGTTCCAGGAGGTCTGGCCGTGCCGCCACAGGATGACGCGGCGGCCCCGGCCCTTGCGGTCGGCGGCAGCGGTCACCGCGGCTCCCCGAACTCGGTGTCGTCCTCCTCGGCCCGGAGCTTGGCGTGCTCCTCGCCCTTGCCGCGGGTCGCCTTGGCGTCGGCCGGCAGCTCCAGCTCGGGGCAGTCCTTCCACAGCCGCTCCAGGGCGTAGAAGACCCGCTCCTCGCTGTGCTGGACATGGACGACGATGTCCACGTAGTCGAGCAGGACCCAGCGGGCCTCGCGGTCGCCCTCGCGGCGCACCGGCTTGGCGCCGAGCTCCTTCGAGAGGCGCTCCTCGATCTCGTCGACGATGGACTTGACCTGGCGGTCGTTGGGCGCGGACGCCAGCAGGAAGGCGTCGGTGATCGAGAGGACGTCGCTGACGTCATAGGCGATCACGTCGTGGGCGAGCTTGTCGGCGGCCGCCTGCGCGGCGGTGTTGACGAGCTCGAGGGAACGGTCAGTGGCGGTCACTACAAGGCTTTCGGTCGGCGGTCACTTGACACCAAGGGTCTCACGGACGACCGACGGCACCCCACGTGATGGCGGAGATCACGCGGGGTGGCGCCTCGGGCCCGGAGTCGGGCCTAGGACGAGGAGTCCGGCTTGTAGTCCTGGCCGAGGACCACGGAGACGTTCGCGCTCGACGAGATCGTGCCCTTGGCGACGGCGCTGGTGGGCAGGCCCAGGGTCTTGGCGACCTCGGTGGCGTTCGCCTTGTCGGCGGCGTCGGCGTAGAGGACCTTGGAGGTGGCCCGGGACGAGGAGGGCGTGCCGCCGTCGATGAAGGTGAAGCCGCCGTTGAGGAGGACGACACGCGCCTTCTCGGTGTTGTCCCGGGTGCCGGTGGCGTTCTGCACCGAGACGCTCACGGCCGCGTCCTTGTCGGGGCTCTTCGCCTTGCCGCCGAGGACGTCCTTGACCACGCTCGCGCTGGCCGCCGCGCTCAGGGTGCCGTCCTGCTGGACCGGCAGCAGCGCGGTCTTGTAGTCGCCGCCCTTGGCGAGGTCGGCGAGCTTGGCGAGGAAGGTGCCGAGGTCCTTGTCGGTCAGGGAGGGGTCGAGGATCTGGGCCAGCGTCTGCACGGTGGTGGTCGCTGCCGTCGGGTCGGAGGACAGCTTGCGCAGGACGCCCTGCAGGACCTGGCCGAAGCGCTCCAGCTGGGCGTTCTGGGCCTCGCCCGAGGCACGGTAGGTGGCGTAGGCGACGGCCATCTTGCCGCTGAGGGTCTGGCCCTTGCCCTTGCTCACCAGCGGCGCCTGGCCCTTCTTCTTGGCGTCCGGGTCGGGCACGGCGGCGTTGGTGTCGACGTCGATGTTGCCGACGAGGTCGACCAGGTTCTGCAGATAGGGGGTGTCCAGTCGCCAGGTGCCCTCGATGTCGGTGCCGAGGACGGTGTCGAGGGCGTCGACGGTCCCGGAGGAGCCGTCGTCGTCGACCGATTTGGCGAGGGTCGTCGTGGAGCCGTCGTCGGCCGTCAGGTTGAGGGAGTTGGGGATCAGGACGGTGGTGCCCTGTTTGGTGGTGGTGTTGTCGACGAGCAGCGCGGTGGAGGTGCCGCCCTTGGTGGTGTTGTGCAGATGGACGACGATCACGTCGCGGTTCTGGGCGCTCGCCGCGATCGTGGTGCCCTTCTTGCTCGGCGAGTCGGACAGACCGGGGAGCTTCCCGGCGTACCAGAGGTAGCCGACACCGCCCACCGCGACCAGGGCGAGGACGACGACCAGGGCGACGAGCCGGCTGCGGGCGCGGCGCTTGGCCTCCTCGCGGCGCTCGGTGCGGTTCTCGGTGAAGTTGAGCCAGTCGATGACGTCCTCGGAGTCGCCGTCGGGCTCCTCGACGAAGGCGAACTGCGCGGTGTGGTACTGCCGTTCGTCACCGTCGGCGCCCTCGGCACCGGGACGGCCGCCGGGACGACCGGAGCCGGCGGCGTCCTCGTCCACCGCGGGACCGTGGCCCTGCCCGGCCCGAGAGCCCGGAGCGGCCCCCTGACCGACCTGCGAGCCCGCCATGTGCCCCTGCCCGGACTGCGGGCCGGCAGCGTACCCCTGGCCGCCCTGCGAGCCCGCGGCGTGCCCCGGGCCGGCCTGGGTTCCCGCAGCCTGGCCGTGGCCGGTCTGCGCTCCCCCGCCGGGCCCGCCCTGCTGCGGGATGTAGGCCGTCTGCTCGGCGACGCGGGGCTGCTGGCCGCTCGCGGCGGCCCGGCCGTAGGGGTCGTACGCGGACGCCGGTCCGCCGCCCTGCTGGGGCCCGCCGCCGTAGGGGTCGTAGGGCGGCACGGGCGCCTGCTGACCGGTGTCGCCGGTGCCGTAGGGGTCGTAGGCAGGGGCCGGGTCGTGGGTTCCCGTGGCGTACGGGTCGTAGCCGTAGCCCTGCTGGGCGTAGGGGTCGTACTGCTGCTGCGGGGCCTGTTGCGGCGGGACCTGCTGGTACACCGGCCGGCCGTACTCGTCGTAGCCGACCAGCTGGTACTGGTTCTCCTGGTCGTCGCCGTAGCCCGCGTCGTATCGGTCGTTCACCGGTGCCCCTCTCGGCTCACTCGCCGCGGTACAGCTCGCGCTTGTCGATGTAACGCACGACTCCGTCCGGCACCAGGTACCAGACGGGGTCGCCCTTGGCGACTCTCGCCCGGCAGTCGGTGGAGGAGATGGCGAGGGCGGGGACCTCGACGAGCGAGACGCCGCCTTCGGGCAGCCCGGGGTCGGCCAGGGTATGGCCGGGCCGGGTGACTCCGATGAAGTGCGCGAGGGCGAACAGCTCTTCGGCGTCCCGCCAGGTGAGGATCTGGCCGAGGGCGTCGGCGCCCGTGATGAAGAAGATGTCGGTGTCGGGGTTGAGGGCCTTGAGGTCGCGCAGGGTGTCCGTGGTGTAGGTCGCGCCGCCGCGGTCGATGTCGATGCGGCTGACCGAGAACTGCGGGTTCTCGGCGGTCGCGATGACCGTCATCAGATAACGGTCCTCGGCCGGGGAGACCCTGCGGTGGGTCTTCTGCCACGGCTGACCCGTCGGTACGAACACCACCTCGTCCAGGTGGAACTGCGCGGCGACCTCGCTGGCCGCCACGAGGTGCCCGTGGTGGATCGGGTCGAACGTTCCGCCCATGACGCCCAGGCGGCGCTTGCCGGGGCTCGACGGGCTGTTGCCCGGGCCGGTAGGCATGTCCTGCTCTCCCATGCGTGCAGACCCTACCGGCCCGGCCTGAGGACACTGGCCGGCGGTGGCCCGAAATGCCCTGCTTCGGGCACCCGGCGCCTCAGCGGTCGCGGTTGAAACGGGTGGTGATCCACAGCAGGAGCAGCAGGATGAGGAACGCGGCGCCGCCGGTCACCAGGGGGTTGAGGCTCTCGTGGTTGCCGCCGTGCTCCTCGCCCTCTGCGGCGAGGGTGACCAACTGGGCAGCGGTGCTGTGGAAGCTCATCTTCGGCAGGACCTATCCGGTGGGCGGGATAAAGACGTCGGCCCATCGTAAGCGGGCGCGGTGAGGGCGATCACGCCGACTCCACCGTTGGGGGACGGCGGGGAACCTTCGCCCACCCTCACTCGTCCTTCCGCTTGTACCCCCGCAGCAGGAACCACGCGGTGAACGCACAGCCCACGAACATCACGACCAGGACGACCCGGAGCAGATTTCCGGCCCCTTGCTGCTCGGCGGCGCTCGCGGCCTCGGTGAGCCAGGCGGCCCGGGTGTGCTCCATGACGTGGACTCCTTCGCTGTACTGCCCGTCCACGCTATCTCCGCCTAGGCTGGGGGCTGCTTCGGGGGGCGCAAAGGACCGCACAAGGGTCCGCAAAGGATCACAGCGGTCGAAGAGGCACAGCCACAGACGGCAGAGCCAAAGACGCACATGGGGGAAGACATGTCCGACGACGGCCATCAGAACAACGGTCACGAGAACGTGCCGAGCAGGCAGCGCAAGCGTTTCCCGGGTATCTCCTCGCGTGCGTACGAGCACCCCGCCGACCGCTCCGCCCTGGTGGCGCTGCGCAAGCTGAGCGGTTTCGACACGGTGTTCAAGGCGCTCAGCGGCCTGCTCCCGGAGCGGAGCCTGCGGCTGCTGTTCCTGTCCGACTCGGTGCGCGTCTCCGACCAGCAGTTCGCGTACCTCAACGACATGCTGCGGGACGCCTGTTACATCCTGGACCTGGAGAAGGTCCCGCCGATGTACGTCAACCAGGACCCGCAGCCGAACGCGATGTGCATCGGCCTGGACGAGCCGATCATCGTCGTCACCACGGGTCTGGTCGATCTGCTCGACGAGGAGGAGATGCGGGCGGTCGTGGGCCACGAGGTGGGCCACGCGCTGTCCGGCCACTCGGTCTACCGGACCATCCTGCTGTTCCTGACCAGCCTGGCCCTCAGGGTGGCGTGGATCCCGCTGGGCAACCTCGCGATCATGGCGATCGTGACCGCGCTGCGCGAGTGGTTCCGCAAGTCGGAGCTGTCGGCGGACCGGGCGGGTCTGCTGGTCGGCCAGGACCTCAAGGCCTCGATGCGCGGTCTGATGAAGCTGGCCGGCGGCCACCATCTGCACGAGATGAACGTGGACGCGTTCCTGAAGCAGGCCGAGGAGTACGAGGCCGGTGGCGACCTGCGCGACTCCGTGCTGAAGATCCTGAACGTCCTGCCGCGCTCCCACCCCTTCACCACCGTGCGGGCGGCCGAGCTGAAGAAGTGGGCCGAGTCCCGCGACTACCAGCGGATCATGGACGGCCACTACCCGCGCCGCACGGAGGACAAGGACACCTCGGTCACGGACTCCTTCCGTGAGTCGGCGGCGAGCTACGCGACCAACGTCAAGAGCTCCAAGGACCCGCTGATGAAGCTGGTCAGCGACATCGCCGGCGGGGCGGGCGACCTGGGCGGCAGGGTACGGCGGGGCTTCGGCGGCTTCTCGAACTCGGCCCCGCGGGACGACGGCAGGCCCGACGAGGGGGACGGCCCCACGCAGACCGGCTGAACCCACCCGAAGGCGCGCGGGGCCGTGTCGATCCGCGGCTCCGCAGCCGGGCGCGACAGGCCCCTACCGGCACCGGCACCGGCACCGGCCGACGAACGACCTGGTGCCGCCGGCCACACCGGCAGACCTCGTCCCCTGGTCCCCCGCCGACCGCACCGGCCACACCGGCCCCCGGCCACACCGGCAGGACCCTTCCTCCTGCCCCCGGCCCCCTGCCCCCCCCCCGCTGATCACACCGCCAGACCTCGCCCGGCCCCCGCTGCTCACACCTTCGGCTGCGCCCCGTTGGCCAGAGAGCCGCACAACGCCGTAGCACTGCCGGTCGCGTACGGATCCGTCCCCGCCGGTCCGCCCGCCCTCGCCGTCTGACCGGCCAGCAGCGGATGCAGCCGGTTGGTGGAGTCCTCCGCGCAGGACAGCGGCCCGGCCTGGACGTACGACACGACCAGCTGGGCCGTGTGCATCCGCAGGTCGTCCCGGTCGAACCGGAAGTGCAGCTCGCGCCGCACGGTGAACAGCGAGGTCTCCTCCGAGGCACCCGCCCCCACCGCCCGCAACGCGTACACGAACGTGTGGTCGGCCGTGACCTCCAGCGTCGACGAGTCGGTCTCGGCAGCCTGGAGACTCCCCTGCACCCGGATCCTGCCGTCGGCCAGCCGCGCCTGGGCGGGGTCGAAGCGAACCAGCCACCCGGTCGGCGCGTGCCGCCCGTCCGCGGCCGGGTGGGCGAAGCTCTGGTCGAACTGGTCGAGTTGGTCCGTGTCGAGGAGCACCCGTACGGCACGGACCTGGTTGCCGGCGAGGACGTCCGGGTCTAGCGAGGACCGCACGATGTAGTCCTTGGCGGTGCTCAGCGCGGACACGACCTGGCTGTCGGAGAAGTGCGCGGTGCGGCGCGAGGCCGGCAGCGGGATGCCCTCGGCGCCCACGCGGTACTGCGCGGCCGGGCTGTGCGCGTACAGGTACTCGGCGTCGGCGTGTCCCGGGACCCTGCCCTCGGGGGCCAGCGGGATGACCGTCATCCGCAGGGGCTCGACGGGCTGCGGGACCGCGGAGTTCTGGTAGGGGTGCCGTACGCCCATGTAGATGGCGGTGCCGAAGGCGACGGCGATCAGCAGGACCAGGATCAGCGCCTGCCGGTGCAGTCCCCGGCGCAGCGGCGGGCGGCGGCGTACGGCGGGCGCGTGGTCGGCCATGCGCTCCTGGGCGGAGTACTCCTGGAGGCGGGCAGCGCGGACGAACGACTCGTCGAAGACGACGGATCGGTACTCGTCCTCACCACCCACGGGGGCGCCCTCGGGTGTCCCCTCAGGTGGGTCTCCTGGTCCGCCCATATCTTCAGGGTAGGTCTCGGGGAGCTCAGGTAAACGCCCGGCTGTGCGACAAGTTCTGACAGGTTCTCACCAGGATCGTCAGGGCGTTCGCGGGACCGCGGAGGCGGCTGGCTGGGAGTAGTCGGCGGACGCCGAGGGCGTCACCGTGCTCCCCTGCTCCAGACCGGTCGACGCGGGCGGCGGAACCCGGTCGCGGCTGCCCGAGGAGGCACCCCGGTAGACCGCAGTGAAAGCCAGCGCGACCATGCCGATGCCCATGACAAGAGCGAGCATCCAGGCGACGGGTCGGTGCCAGCGGACCTGTTTGCCGTACGTCCCTGGAGCGCCGTAGCGGCCTTCGAGGACCTCGGTGTCGTCCAGGTCGTCGAGTTCGGGATCATGGCCGAAACGGCCGGGTCCGAACCTGTCGTCGTACCGCTCGCCTCTGGGGTGCGCGCGGCGAGCCTCGGCCTCGGAGGCCTCGGCTCTCGCCTGGGCGGCGGCCAGGAGGCGCTCGACGGCGGTCGGCTCGTGCACCACGGCCGCCCGTACGAAGGCCTCGTCGAAGACCACGGAGGCGAACTCTTCGTCCGACACCCCGCGGTCGTGGTCGTCGTCGGGCTCCCAGCCGTCAGGGAACGGCGTGCCCCCCACGTCCTCCGGCACGGATCCAGAGTAGACCTGGGGGGTCAATTTGGGCAGACGGTACGGAAATTCATCCGCCCAGTGAGACGCCTCTCGTATGCCACGGAAGCGGGCCGGGGCGCCTGCCTGACGCATATGCCCTGGCCGCGCGCCCCCTGGCGACCCGGCTCAGCGGCGGATGTGACCGTCGCCGGTGACGATGTACTTCGTGCTCGTCAGCTCCGGCAGGCCCATCGGACCGCGCGCGTGCAGCTTCTGGGTGGAGATGCCGATCTCCGCGCCGAAGCCGAACTGGCCGCCGTCGGTGAAGCGGGTGGAGGCGTTGACCGCGACGGTCGTGGAGTCCACCAGCTGGGTGAAACGGCGGGCCGCCTGCTGGGAGGTGGTGACGATGGCCTCGGTGTGACCGGAGGTCCACAGCCGGATGTGCTCGACGGCCTTGTCGAGCGAGTCGACGACGGCGGCGGCGATGTCGTAGGAGAGGTACTCGGTGTCCCAGTCCTCCAGGGTGGCCTCGACGACGGTCGCCTTGGTGTCCTTCGCGTAGGCCAGCACCCGCGGGTCGGCGTGGACGGTCACGCCGGCCTCGGCGAGGGCGTCCAGGGCGCGCGGCAGGAACTCGGGGGCGATGTCCTGGTGGACCAGGAGGGTCTCGGCGGCGTTGCAGACGCTGGGCCGCTGGGCCTTGGAGTTGATCAGGATGTCGATCGCCATGTCGAGGTCGGCCTGGGCGTCGACGTAGACGTGGCAGTTGCCGGTGCCGGTCTCGATGACGGGGACGATCGACTCCGTCACGACGGTCTGGATCAGCGAGGCACCGCCGCGCGGGATGAGCACGTCGACCAGACCGCGGGCGCGCATCAGCTCGCGCACGCTCTCGCGGGACTCGCCGGGCACGAGCTGGACGGCGTCGGCGGGCAGCCCGGCCCCGCCCACGGCGTCGCGCAGGACCCGCACGAGGGCGGTGTTCGACTCGTACGCGGAGGCCGAGCCGCGCAGCAGGACGGCGTTGCCGGACTTCAGGCACAGGGCGGCGGCGTCGACCGTGACGTTCGGGCGGGCCTCGTAGATGATGCCGACCACGCCGAGCGGGACGCGGACCTGGCGCAGGTCGATGCCGTTGGGCAGGGTCGAGCCGCGCACGACCTCGCCGACCGGGTCGGGCAGCGCGACGACGTCCCGGACGTCGGAGGCGATCGCGCGCACCCGCTCCGGGGTGAGGGTGAGCCGGTCGATGACCGTCTCGCTGGTGCCTGCCTCGCGGGCCTTGGCGATGTCCTTGGCGTTGGCCTCGACGATCTCGCTCGTACGGACCTCCAGGGCGTCCGCGATGGCGAGCAGCGCGTCGTCCTTCTCGGCCCTGGGCAGCGGGGCGAGGTCGGCGGCGGCGGCCTTGGCCCGGTAGGCGGCCTGGGTGACCGGGGTCATGGAGTCGTACGGCGAGAGGGAGGTCATACCAGGAAGGGTAGTGCGCCGGGCGAGGCCGTCCACCTGTTGTTCCACAGCGCGAGACGGGATCAAAGGGACACCGGCGCCATGATCAGAACGGGTGGGCCCCGACGGGCGTGGCCGGCGGCGGACCGTACCCCTCGGCGATGCGCTGGTGGTAGGTCTGGCGGTCGATGACCTCCAGGCCGACGATCTCCCACGGCGGCAGTCCCGCGGTCTGCCGGTGCTCGCCCCACAGGCGCAGGGCGACGGCGGCCGCGTCGTGCAGGTCGCGGGCCTCCTCCCAGTAGCGGATCTCCGCGTGGTCGTTGGCGTAGCGGCTGGTCAGCAGGAAGGGGTGGTCGTGGGCGAGCTGCTCGAGGGCGCGCCGGACCTCTTTCAGCGGGGCCTCGCCGCCCGAGACGCTGAGGGTGACATGCCACAGCCGCGGCAGATCCCGGGGCTCCTCGCCCTCGTACCGGTCACCGGCCGCGACGCTCGTCAGGGCCCGCTCCTCACCGGCTGCGACGCTCGTCAGCGCGCGCTCCTCACCGGCCGCCCGCGCGGCGGTTCCCCCGGGCGGGCCGCCGTCCCGGGAAGCCGCCGCACCCTCGTGGGACGCCGCTGCCCCAGGGCGCACTCGTCTCACGACGGCCTCCTTCATGCACAGGTCGACCCCAGGGGTCGCGCGGAATGTGTCCCTGAGACAAAGTTGAGCAGGCCGCAAGGGCTCGCGGGGCGGTTTTGCGGAACGTCCACCTCAGGGCGACGCCCTTGGCAGGGCGTTCACCCCGTTTTCGGGCACCCCGCCCCCTCGGAACACACCACCGCATGTCCCTCAGGGATGCAGGATCACCAGATCGTCCCGGTGGACGACCTCCCGCTCGTAGGCCGGTCCGAGCTCCCGCGCCAGCTCCCGGGTGGAGCGGCCGATCAGCCGCGGGATCTCCTTGGCGTCGAAGTTGACGAGCCCGCGGGCCACCGCGTGCCCGGTGCCGTCCCGCAGTTCGACGGGATCACCCGCGACGAACTCGCCCTCGACGGAGGCGATCCCGGCCGGCAGCAGCGACTTGCGGCGGTCGACAACGGCCTTGACGGCACCGTCGTCCAAGGTCAGCGAGCCTTGCGGGGTGGAGGCGTGCTGGAGCCACAGCAGCCGGTCGGCGGAGCGCTTCCCTGCGGGGTGGAAGTAGGTGCCGGTGTCGCCGCCGGACAGCGCGTCGGCCGCGTGGATGGCACTGGTCAGCACCACGGGGATGCCGGCGGCGGCCGCGATCCGGGCGGCCTCGACCTTGGTGACCATGCCGCCGGTGCCCACGCCGGCCTTTCCGGCGCTGCCGATCTCGACGCCCGCCAGGTCCCCGGGCCCGTGCACCTCCGCTATCCGCGAGGTGCCCGGCTTGCTGGGGTCGCCGTCGTAGACGCCGTCGATGTCGGAGAGCAGGACGAGCAGGTCGGCGTGGACCAGGTGGGCCACCAGAGCGGCGAGCCGGTCGTTGTCGCCGAAGCGGATCTCGTCCGTGGCGACCGTGTCGTTCTCGTTGACGATCGGGAGGGCGCCCATCGCGAGGAGCTTGTCGAGGGTGCGGGAGGCGTTGCGGTGGTGGGCGCGGCGGCTCATGTCGTCGCTGGTCAGCAGCACCTGGCCGACACGGACGCCGTAGCGGGCGAAGGAGGCGGTGTAGCGGGCGACGAGCAGACCCTGTCCGACGCTGGCGGCGGCCTGCTGGCGGGCGAGGTCCCGGGGGCGGCGGCGCAGGCCCAGCGGGGCGAGTCCGGCCGCGATGGCCCCGGAGGAGACGAGGACGATCTCGCGCTCACCGCCGCTGCGGCTCTTGGCGAGGACGTCGACGAGCGCGTCGACCCGGTCGGCGTCGAGGCCGCCGGATGCGGTGGTCAGCGACGAGGAACCCACCTTGACGACGATCCTGCGGGCCTCGCCCACAGCCTGCCTTGCCCCTGCCACCTTGTGTCCTGTCCCCTCGCGCCACTTCGGGTACCTCGCCCGCAATGTACGCGAAGGGGACGCGGTGACGCGCGGCCGTCCAGGTGCCGGACCCGGTACCGGACGCGTTCGGGGGCCGATTCGGTTCCCTTTCCGAGAAAAGCGGAACAACACCCTCCCGTTAATGGAAAGTGAATTCTTTTCGGCCACGGGATGTACAACCATTCCCCTCCGCTTCGTGTCGAACTCGCCGACATCAAGGTCGTTGCCGTAGCTCGAGAAAGCCCTGCCCATGACGATCCGTCGGTTGTGCGCCGTCCTGCGCGTTCGCGGGAAAATCGATCTTCTCCTGGTGTTCTTTTTCGCCGCCGGTTTCGCGGCACTGCCCGTCCTGGCACTGCTGCCGTCACTGTGGGGCTTCACGGCGGCGTGGGCCGTGACCTATCTGGCGGACGAGGCCCTGCACTCCAGGGCCCCGGGATTCGTCCGCCGCCTTGCGACACTGCAGCTCAGCCGCACGATGAGGTTCGCCGTGCGCACGGTGATGCTGCTCGCCCTGGCCGACCGGATGGACGCCCCCGGGGCGGTGCTGGTCACCGGGCTCACCGTGCTCAGCGCCCATCTCCTGCTGGTGATGATGTATTCGGCACTGCATCACGCGATCCGCAGGCGCCGTGTGCTTCCGGTGATCGTGCGCAATCTCGACATGAGCGGGCTCGACATTCCCGAGCACCCGCCCGCGTTTCTCTACCGGCGTTTCCTGCGCAAACTGCTCCACCTCGATCTTCCGGCCCACGCGGGAGTGATCGTCGCCCTGGCGACCGGCACCTGGTATTCGGCCTACATCGGCTGCGCGCTCACCATCGGCACCACCCTGGCGGCCCTGACGGCGCTGCTGGGACGGTTCCGCGCGGTCCGCCGGATGCCCGGCCGGGACACGGTGATCGGCGAGGTCAACCGCCGACTGGCCGGATACCGACCCGAGGTGGCCCTGTACTTCAGCTTCGCCGCGGTGTCCCAGGACTTCATGTACCAGGTCAACATGTGGATCGAGACGCTGGAGCAGCTCGACCGGCGCCCGGTGATCGTCCTGCGCGAGCGGGCCTCGTTCCGCTTCCTCGGCCGCACCCGGATCCCCGTGGTCTGTGTGCCCAAGGCCGACGACCTGGCCGAGCTGGAGCTGTCCGGCGTCCGGGTCGTGCTCTACCCCGGCAACGCCGGCAAGAACGTCCACATGCTGCGGATCGCCGAGGCCAAGCACGTCTTCATCGGCCACGGCGACAGCGACAAGCTCGCCAGCAGCAACCGCGTCAGCAAGGTGTACGACGAGATCTGGGTGGCCGGTCG is a genomic window containing:
- a CDS encoding histidine phosphatase family protein codes for the protein MTAAADRKGRGRRVILWRHGQTSWNVERRFQGTTDVELTETGVGQARRAARLLASLQPDAIVASDLRRAANTAAELAALTGLDVAHDEGLRETYAGVWQGLTHEEIIARHGEEYAAWKRGEPVRRGGGELETEVADRAAPVVLRHTEKLPEDGTLVVVSHGGTIRTTIGRLLGLDARHWESLGGLSNCCWSVLGQGARGWRLLEHNAGTLPEPVLGDDD
- the nadD gene encoding nicotinate-nucleotide adenylyltransferase, coding for MGEQDMPTGPGNSPSSPGKRRLGVMGGTFDPIHHGHLVAASEVAAQFHLDEVVFVPTGQPWQKTHRRVSPAEDRYLMTVIATAENPQFSVSRIDIDRGGATYTTDTLRDLKALNPDTDIFFITGADALGQILTWRDAEELFALAHFIGVTRPGHTLADPGLPEGGVSLVEVPALAISSTDCRARVAKGDPVWYLVPDGVVRYIDKRELYRGE
- a CDS encoding M48 family metallopeptidase; translation: MSDDGHQNNGHENVPSRQRKRFPGISSRAYEHPADRSALVALRKLSGFDTVFKALSGLLPERSLRLLFLSDSVRVSDQQFAYLNDMLRDACYILDLEKVPPMYVNQDPQPNAMCIGLDEPIIVVTTGLVDLLDEEEMRAVVGHEVGHALSGHSVYRTILLFLTSLALRVAWIPLGNLAIMAIVTALREWFRKSELSADRAGLLVGQDLKASMRGLMKLAGGHHLHEMNVDAFLKQAEEYEAGGDLRDSVLKILNVLPRSHPFTTVRAAELKKWAESRDYQRIMDGHYPRRTEDKDTSVTDSFRESAASYATNVKSSKDPLMKLVSDIAGGAGDLGGRVRRGFGGFSNSAPRDDGRPDEGDGPTQTG
- the rsfS gene encoding ribosome silencing factor, which gives rise to MTATDRSLELVNTAAQAAADKLAHDVIAYDVSDVLSITDAFLLASAPNDRQVKSIVDEIEERLSKELGAKPVRREGDREARWVLLDYVDIVVHVQHSEERVFYALERLWKDCPELELPADAKATRGKGEEHAKLRAEEDDTEFGEPR
- the proB gene encoding glutamate 5-kinase, coding for MGEARRIVVKVGSSSLTTASGGLDADRVDALVDVLAKSRSGGEREIVLVSSGAIAAGLAPLGLRRRPRDLARQQAAASVGQGLLVARYTASFARYGVRVGQVLLTSDDMSRRAHHRNASRTLDKLLAMGALPIVNENDTVATDEIRFGDNDRLAALVAHLVHADLLVLLSDIDGVYDGDPSKPGTSRIAEVHGPGDLAGVEIGSAGKAGVGTGGMVTKVEAARIAAAAGIPVVLTSAIHAADALSGGDTGTYFHPAGKRSADRLLWLQHASTPQGSLTLDDGAVKAVVDRRKSLLPAGIASVEGEFVAGDPVELRDGTGHAVARGLVNFDAKEIPRLIGRSTRELARELGPAYEREVVHRDDLVILHP
- a CDS encoding LCP family protein; this encodes MNDRYDAGYGDDQENQYQLVGYDEYGRPVYQQVPPQQAPQQQYDPYAQQGYGYDPYATGTHDPAPAYDPYGTGDTGQQAPVPPYDPYGGGPQQGGGPASAYDPYGRAAASGQQPRVAEQTAYIPQQGGPGGGAQTGHGQAAGTQAGPGHAAGSQGGQGYAAGPQSGQGHMAGSQVGQGAAPGSRAGQGHGPAVDEDAAGSGRPGGRPGAEGADGDERQYHTAQFAFVEEPDGDSEDVIDWLNFTENRTERREEAKRRARSRLVALVVVLALVAVGGVGYLWYAGKLPGLSDSPSKKGTTIAASAQNRDVIVVHLHNTTKGGTSTALLVDNTTTKQGTTVLIPNSLNLTADDGSTTTLAKSVDDDGSSGTVDALDTVLGTDIEGTWRLDTPYLQNLVDLVGNIDVDTNAAVPDPDAKKKGQAPLVSKGKGQTLSGKMAVAYATYRASGEAQNAQLERFGQVLQGVLRKLSSDPTAATTTVQTLAQILDPSLTDKDLGTFLAKLADLAKGGDYKTALLPVQQDGTLSAAASASVVKDVLGGKAKSPDKDAAVSVSVQNATGTRDNTEKARVVLLNGGFTFIDGGTPSSSRATSKVLYADAADKANATEVAKTLGLPTSAVAKGTISSSANVSVVLGQDYKPDSSS
- a CDS encoding glutamate-5-semialdehyde dehydrogenase; the encoded protein is MTSLSPYDSMTPVTQAAYRAKAAAADLAPLPRAEKDDALLAIADALEVRTSEIVEANAKDIAKAREAGTSETVIDRLTLTPERVRAIASDVRDVVALPDPVGEVVRGSTLPNGIDLRQVRVPLGVVGIIYEARPNVTVDAAALCLKSGNAVLLRGSASAYESNTALVRVLRDAVGGAGLPADAVQLVPGESRESVRELMRARGLVDVLIPRGGASLIQTVVTESIVPVIETGTGNCHVYVDAQADLDMAIDILINSKAQRPSVCNAAETLLVHQDIAPEFLPRALDALAEAGVTVHADPRVLAYAKDTKATVVEATLEDWDTEYLSYDIAAAVVDSLDKAVEHIRLWTSGHTEAIVTTSQQAARRFTQLVDSTTVAVNASTRFTDGGQFGFGAEIGISTQKLHARGPMGLPELTSTKYIVTGDGHIRR